The Campylobacter concisus genome has a window encoding:
- a CDS encoding motility associated factor glycosyltransferase family protein, which produces MNNKNDKASNKKAKPSKDNVSNIQNPIFQKNLQALFQQDEILAARLWSIAGNENYEIFIGKDPIDINLINKHTFKYIYENPGADILKLLEDIESDYKRYPILFFYGLGNGVLYKALAKNETHQKIVVIEPEIEIIYLVLNVIDLSSELESRQIILFYSKFATYTHFYYLVTEAKLNSYAKTYDNLMIHMPFYDQFEEDYIRINKEITRAFSQIVVAHGNSIDDLLLGTRQNCENLVPMISNYCYTSLVKKRYGLMDTAIIVSTGPSLDKQLNTLKKFAPYVSIISVDASYPILARHDIKPDYVMSIERIEPTSSFFEKKHPNIDDNIHFIVASVTHKQTIKNILPRKLVLTMRPQQEEYMFGLKRYGYLGVGHSCANMAYQLAYVLGHKNIVFIGQDLAFGKDGASHAKGHAFAQADENLYVKAYGGEGEVKTTYVWTLFKNQFENDIAQSSLENIKSYNCTEGGARIEGTIEKPFLEVMHKLCKGKEIKKLPNIKKDSETTVNKNLLKAYKVILAKIKAQSEVKQQIEKVFLEVVPSIDKLLELNKENKIEKKHFDELLKITKKIDKLKDVIAKRNYQKYVDNILQISVYYQELELAKISVAPSDTTIQKTNKLLMWVNMHKYWMFSAAGGLNADIEVTKKASKALVAELKKRKLITKNEIGKAKENFILSI; this is translated from the coding sequence ATGAACAATAAAAACGATAAGGCATCTAATAAAAAGGCAAAACCATCTAAAGATAATGTATCAAATATCCAAAATCCTATCTTTCAAAAAAATCTTCAAGCACTATTTCAACAAGATGAAATTCTAGCAGCAAGGCTTTGGTCTATTGCAGGTAATGAAAACTATGAAATTTTTATAGGAAAAGATCCAATTGATATAAATTTAATAAACAAACATACTTTTAAATATATCTATGAAAATCCTGGAGCAGATATTTTAAAGCTACTTGAAGATATAGAAAGTGACTACAAACGTTATCCGATACTATTTTTTTATGGACTGGGCAATGGCGTACTCTATAAAGCATTAGCAAAAAATGAAACACACCAAAAAATCGTAGTCATAGAGCCAGAGATCGAGATCATATATCTTGTTTTAAACGTTATTGATCTATCAAGCGAACTAGAAAGTAGACAGATAATACTTTTTTATTCAAAATTTGCTACCTATACACATTTTTATTATCTGGTTACGGAAGCGAAACTAAACTCATATGCAAAAACCTATGATAATCTTATGATCCATATGCCTTTTTATGATCAATTTGAAGAGGACTACATAAGAATAAATAAAGAGATTACAAGAGCATTTTCTCAAATAGTAGTTGCTCACGGCAATAGCATAGACGATCTTTTATTAGGCACAAGACAAAATTGTGAAAATTTAGTGCCCATGATTAGCAATTATTGCTACACAAGTCTTGTTAAAAAAAGATATGGTCTTATGGATACAGCTATAATTGTATCAACTGGCCCAAGCCTAGATAAACAGCTTAATACGCTTAAAAAATTTGCTCCATATGTTAGCATTATAAGCGTTGATGCCTCTTATCCAATCCTTGCAAGGCATGATATCAAGCCTGATTATGTAATGTCGATTGAAAGAATAGAACCAACTTCTAGTTTTTTTGAAAAAAAACATCCAAATATTGATGACAATATACACTTTATTGTTGCCTCAGTTACACACAAGCAAACTATTAAAAATATCTTGCCAAGAAAACTAGTACTAACTATGAGACCTCAACAAGAGGAGTATATGTTTGGTCTAAAAAGATATGGATATTTGGGTGTGGGGCATAGTTGTGCAAACATGGCCTATCAGCTAGCCTATGTCTTAGGACATAAAAATATCGTTTTCATAGGACAGGATCTAGCATTTGGTAAAGATGGGGCGAGCCATGCAAAAGGTCACGCCTTTGCGCAAGCGGATGAAAATTTATATGTTAAAGCCTATGGCGGAGAGGGAGAGGTTAAAACAACATATGTTTGGACTCTATTTAAAAATCAGTTTGAAAATGACATCGCCCAATCAAGCTTAGAGAATATAAAATCATATAACTGTACCGAAGGTGGTGCTAGAATAGAAGGCACTATAGAAAAGCCGTTTTTAGAAGTAATGCATAAGCTTTGCAAAGGCAAAGAGATTAAAAAACTGCCTAATATCAAAAAAGACAGTGAAACGACAGTAAATAAAAACCTTTTAAAAGCTTATAAAGTCATACTTGCAAAAATAAAAGCTCAAAGTGAAGTCAAACAACAAATAGAAAAAGTCTTTTTGGAGGTAGTGCCTAGTATAGATAAATTGCTTGAGCTCAATAAAGAAAATAAAATAGAAAAAAAGCACTTTGATGAGCTTCTTAAGATAACAAAAAAGATAGATAAACTAAAAGATGTAATCGCGAAACGTAATTATCAAAAATATGTAGATAATATATTGCAAATTTCAGTCTACTATCAAGAACTTGAGCTTGCAAAAATTTCTGTAGCACCAAGTGACACAACCATCCAAAAAACCAACAAGCTTCTTATGTGGGTAAATATGCACAAGTACTGGATGTTCTCCGCAGCTGGCGGACTAAATGCCGACATCGAAGTTACTAAAAAAGCTTCAAAAGCACTTGTTGCTGAGCTAAAAAAGAGAAAACTAATAACTAAAAATGAGATAGGAAAAGCAAAAGAAAATTTTATACTGAGTATATAA
- a CDS encoding flagellin B has protein sequence MSFRINTNVNALNTHANAVSNNTDLSKSLNKLSSGLRIQTAADDASGLSIADSLRSQASALGQAIANGNDAIGIIQVADKAMDEQLKILDTIKTKATQSAQDGQTTQSRQALQADIVRLMEELDNIGNTTSFNGQQLLNGTFSNKEFQIGAYSNQTVKASIGATTSDKIGLTRFESSKLLTAMGEVKLKFLNVDGVNDVGVTSAVVSTGIGKGLGALAENINKVADKTGVRATADVTWRASASIAGGQIKSLTINGVKIGDLEVQKNDANGALVNAINAVKDQTGVEASVDAESGKMVLTSRDGRAIVATGGDISKGLGGKGSGAKGTAISGFVGRLNLVRLDGRDIKLDAGGVANLSVAFSANGGAQQSISLRDVRGQIKGELATAMGFQRMSGALTVAQSAGVMTLRGAMAVMSIAESAQKTLDQVRSDLGSVQNQLQATVNNITVTQVNVKSAESQIRDVDFASESANFSKHNILAQSGAYAMSQANSVQQNVMKLLQ, from the coding sequence ATGAGTTTTCGTATTAATACAAACGTAAACGCACTTAACACACACGCTAACGCAGTTAGCAACAACACTGACCTATCTAAGTCACTTAACAAACTTAGTTCTGGTCTTAGAATTCAAACAGCTGCAGATGACGCTTCAGGTCTATCTATCGCAGATAGCTTAAGAAGCCAAGCTTCAGCTCTAGGTCAAGCTATTGCAAACGGTAATGATGCTATTGGTATCATTCAAGTTGCCGACAAAGCTATGGACGAGCAGCTAAAAATTCTTGATACTATCAAGACAAAAGCTACTCAATCAGCTCAAGACGGCCAAACAACTCAATCACGCCAAGCATTGCAAGCTGATATCGTTCGTCTAATGGAGGAGCTTGACAATATCGGTAACACTACTTCATTTAACGGTCAGCAACTACTAAACGGAACATTCTCTAATAAAGAGTTCCAAATAGGTGCTTATTCAAACCAAACTGTTAAAGCAAGTATTGGTGCGACTACATCTGACAAGATCGGTCTTACACGTTTTGAGAGTTCAAAACTACTTACTGCTATGGGTGAAGTAAAACTTAAATTCCTTAACGTTGATGGCGTAAACGATGTAGGTGTTACATCTGCTGTTGTTTCAACAGGTATTGGTAAAGGTCTTGGTGCACTAGCAGAAAATATCAATAAAGTTGCTGATAAAACTGGTGTTAGAGCAACAGCTGATGTTACTTGGAGAGCAAGTGCCTCTATCGCTGGTGGTCAAATCAAGTCTTTAACAATAAATGGTGTTAAAATAGGTGACTTAGAAGTTCAAAAAAATGATGCTAATGGCGCACTAGTAAATGCTATCAATGCCGTAAAAGATCAAACAGGCGTTGAAGCTTCAGTTGATGCTGAAAGCGGCAAAATGGTCTTAACAAGCCGTGATGGTCGTGCTATTGTTGCAACTGGTGGAGATATCTCAAAAGGTCTTGGTGGCAAAGGTAGTGGTGCCAAAGGTACAGCTATTAGTGGCTTTGTTGGAAGACTAAACCTAGTGCGCCTTGATGGTAGAGATATCAAGCTAGATGCTGGCGGCGTTGCAAACCTATCAGTAGCATTCTCAGCAAATGGTGGCGCTCAACAATCTATCTCTTTAAGAGATGTAAGAGGCCAAATAAAAGGTGAATTGGCGACAGCTATGGGCTTCCAAAGAATGAGTGGAGCTTTAACAGTAGCTCAATCTGCAGGTGTTATGACACTTCGCGGTGCGATGGCTGTTATGAGTATCGCTGAGTCAGCTCAAAAAACACTTGATCAAGTTCGTTCAGACCTTGGTTCAGTTCAAAACCAACTTCAAGCTACAGTTAATAACATCACTGTAACTCAAGTTAACGTAAAATCAGCAGAATCACAAATCAGAGATGTTGATTTTGCTAGCGAGTCTGCTAACTTCTCAAAACATAACATCCTAGCTCAATCAGGTGCTTATGCTATGAGTCAAGCAAACAGCGTACAACAAAACGTAATGAAGCTTCTACAATAG
- the topA gene encoding type I DNA topoisomerase: MMKSLIIVESPAKAKTIKNFLDKSYNVIASKGHIRDLPKTSFGIKIEDDKFTPEYRISSDHSAIVKEIKELAKAADEIYLATDEDREGEAIAFHIANAIGKEPTSLPRIVFHEITKSAIQNALKSPRHVDMNSVNAQQTRRLLDRIVGYKLSPLLNLKIQKGLSAGRVQSAALKIIVDREREIQAFKPVEYYTIDTVFKKDLDAELVKFENQKIEKLTIQNPDRAKYIIENLQNEKFSVREIESKDRKIQPSPPFMTSTLQQSASNRLGFSPKKTMMIAQSLYEGVQTNEGFMGAITYMRTDSLNLAKEAVAAAREHILQNYGKEYLPAKAISYTTSSKGAQEAHEAIRPTNLNFTPQIAAKFLEKDALKLYTLIYNRFLACQMSACVSQTQNVYVESEKGEFKISGRKVLFDGFYKVYGELDKDKILPNLKKGDEMSLQSIKSTQNFTEPPARYSEAGLVKKLESLGIGRPSTYAPTITLLTSRDYVRVEKKQLIPNEIAFSMIGVLEEHFSNIVDSEFTSHLEEKLDEIALDKADWQKVLSDFYYPFMEKISAGKTGIKSLKTATPIGEKCPDCGSELLLRKGRYGEFIACSNFPKCKYSRNVAKDNEKSTEASTTGAAKPKRELKKLDVPCPKCGGEIVERFSRRGKFYGCANYPKCDFISNYEPVEQKCDECGGDMIKKELKKGTFIECTKCKKKTLISEN; this comes from the coding sequence ATAATGAAAAGCTTAATCATCGTGGAATCTCCTGCAAAAGCAAAGACTATCAAAAATTTTCTAGATAAAAGTTACAATGTCATCGCCTCAAAAGGTCACATCAGAGACCTGCCAAAAACAAGCTTTGGTATCAAGATAGAAGATGATAAATTTACCCCAGAGTATCGCATCAGCAGTGATCACTCCGCCATCGTAAAAGAGATAAAAGAGCTTGCCAAAGCTGCAGATGAAATTTATCTCGCGACCGATGAGGATAGAGAGGGTGAGGCGATCGCGTTTCATATCGCAAACGCCATCGGCAAAGAGCCAACCAGTCTACCTCGCATCGTATTTCATGAGATCACCAAAAGCGCCATACAAAACGCTCTAAAAAGCCCAAGACACGTCGATATGAACAGCGTCAATGCCCAGCAAACAAGGCGCTTGCTAGACCGCATCGTTGGCTACAAGCTAAGCCCGCTTTTAAATTTAAAGATACAAAAAGGCTTAAGCGCTGGACGTGTGCAAAGTGCAGCACTAAAGATAATAGTTGACCGCGAGCGTGAAATCCAGGCATTTAAGCCAGTTGAATACTACACTATTGACACTGTTTTCAAAAAAGATCTGGACGCTGAGCTAGTTAAATTTGAAAACCAAAAGATCGAAAAGCTAACTATCCAAAACCCAGACCGCGCAAAATACATTATAGAGAATTTACAAAATGAGAAATTTAGCGTCCGTGAGATCGAGAGCAAGGATAGAAAGATACAGCCAAGTCCACCATTTATGACCTCAACACTTCAGCAAAGTGCGAGCAACCGCCTTGGCTTTAGCCCTAAAAAGACGATGATGATCGCACAAAGCCTCTATGAGGGCGTGCAAACAAACGAAGGCTTCATGGGTGCGATCACCTATATGAGAACAGACAGCTTAAATTTAGCCAAAGAGGCCGTAGCGGCAGCTAGAGAGCACATCCTCCAAAACTACGGCAAAGAGTATCTGCCAGCCAAAGCGATAAGCTACACGACAAGCTCAAAAGGCGCACAAGAAGCCCACGAGGCGATCCGCCCTACAAATTTAAACTTTACACCGCAAATTGCAGCTAAATTTTTAGAAAAAGACGCGCTCAAACTCTACACACTCATCTACAATAGATTTTTAGCCTGCCAAATGAGCGCATGTGTGAGCCAAACGCAAAACGTCTATGTCGAAAGCGAAAAAGGCGAGTTTAAGATAAGCGGCAGAAAGGTACTATTTGACGGCTTTTACAAAGTTTATGGCGAGCTTGATAAGGATAAAATTTTGCCAAATTTAAAAAAGGGCGACGAGATGAGCTTGCAAAGCATAAAAAGCACGCAAAATTTCACCGAGCCACCAGCTAGGTACTCAGAAGCTGGCCTTGTTAAGAAGTTAGAGAGCCTAGGTATCGGTCGCCCAAGTACCTATGCACCGACTATCACGCTGCTAACCTCAAGAGACTACGTGAGAGTCGAGAAAAAGCAGCTCATACCAAACGAGATCGCATTTAGCATGATAGGCGTTTTGGAGGAGCACTTTAGTAATATAGTTGATAGCGAATTTACCTCACATCTTGAAGAAAAACTCGATGAAATCGCACTTGACAAGGCCGACTGGCAAAAGGTGCTAAGCGACTTTTACTATCCATTTATGGAAAAAATTAGTGCTGGAAAAACTGGCATAAAAAGCCTAAAAACAGCCACTCCAATCGGTGAGAAGTGTCCAGATTGCGGAAGCGAGCTCTTGCTTAGAAAAGGTAGATACGGCGAATTTATCGCTTGTTCAAATTTCCCAAAATGCAAATACTCAAGAAACGTCGCAAAAGATAATGAAAAGAGTACAGAGGCCAGCACTACTGGGGCAGCTAAGCCAAAACGTGAGCTTAAAAAGCTTGATGTGCCATGTCCAAAATGCGGCGGCGAGATCGTCGAGAGATTTAGCAGGCGCGGTAAATTTTATGGATGTGCCAACTATCCAAAATGCGACTTCATCTCAAACTACGAGCCAGTTGAGCAAAAATGCGACGAATGTGGCGGCGATATGATCAAAAAAGAGCTTAAAAAAGGTACATTTATAGAGTGCACAAAGTGTAAGAAAAAGACCCTTATCTCTGAAAACTAA
- a CDS encoding biotin synthase, producing MKTIMLCAICSVTQGNCAEDCAYCTQSAKAGADISKFKEKSVQQVVNEAKMAYKNHALGFCLVTSGARLNDKKTDYIASLARAVSKEVPNLMLIACNGMATYEQLSELKKAGVFSYNHNLETSREFFPKICKTHTWDERYQTNLDAKRAGLMLCTGGIYGVGENETDRVSFRASLKELEPFSSPINFFIKNESLSLDLPPLSVDEALKIVRETKRDLPETRVMIAGGREKILGERQYEIFENGADAIVIGDYLTAKGEKASKDIEELTKRGFSFASICH from the coding sequence ATGAAAACAATTATGCTCTGTGCGATATGTTCAGTTACTCAAGGAAACTGCGCTGAGGACTGCGCTTACTGCACACAAAGTGCCAAAGCTGGTGCCGATATCTCAAAATTTAAAGAAAAAAGCGTACAGCAGGTGGTGAACGAGGCAAAAATGGCTTATAAAAACCACGCTCTTGGATTTTGTTTAGTCACAAGTGGTGCTAGACTGAATGACAAAAAGACCGACTATATCGCATCTTTAGCAAGAGCCGTGAGCAAAGAAGTGCCAAATTTGATGCTCATCGCATGTAACGGCATGGCGACTTATGAGCAGCTTAGCGAGCTTAAAAAAGCTGGCGTTTTTAGCTACAACCACAACCTTGAAACAAGCCGAGAATTTTTCCCAAAAATTTGTAAAACTCACACTTGGGACGAGAGATATCAGACAAATTTAGACGCAAAAAGAGCTGGGCTCATGCTTTGTACTGGTGGTATTTACGGCGTTGGCGAGAATGAGACTGATAGGGTGAGCTTTAGAGCTAGCCTAAAAGAGCTTGAGCCATTTTCATCGCCGATAAATTTTTTCATAAAAAATGAATCTCTAAGTCTTGATCTGCCCCCTCTTAGTGTAGATGAAGCCCTAAAAATAGTGCGTGAGACTAAAAGAGATCTACCAGAAACTAGAGTCATGATAGCTGGTGGCAGAGAGAAAATTTTAGGCGAGAGACAGTATGAGATCTTTGAAAATGGAGCCGATGCGATCGTGATAGGCGACTACCTCACCGCAAAAGGCGAGAAAGCTAGTAAGGATATCGAGGAGCTTACAAAGCGCGGTTTTAGCTTCGCTAGCATCTGCCACTAA
- the crcB gene encoding fluoride efflux transporter CrcB, which produces MLVNLLFAGLGGFIGAGCRFLAGELLKFSHFPLATLGVNALGSFVIGILFCLNLSQSVRVFLVIGILGGFTTFSSFSLDSVKFLIEGELVKGFLNIFLNLVLCLLASYLGILLGKNL; this is translated from the coding sequence ATGCTTGTAAATTTGCTTTTCGCAGGGCTTGGAGGCTTTATAGGAGCTGGATGCCGGTTTTTAGCTGGCGAGCTACTAAAATTTAGCCACTTTCCGCTAGCTACACTTGGTGTAAATGCGCTTGGCAGCTTTGTTATCGGCATTTTGTTTTGTCTAAATTTAAGCCAAAGCGTGAGAGTATTTTTGGTCATTGGCATACTTGGCGGATTTACAACATTTTCAAGCTTTAGCCTTGATAGTGTGAAATTTTTAATAGAAGGCGAGCTGGTAAAAGGCTTTTTAAATATCTTTTTAAACCTTGTCCTTTGCCTACTTGCAAGCTATCTTGGCATTTTGCTTGGTAAAAATTTGTGA
- a CDS encoding cation:proton antiporter, whose translation MQLHQASELSILVVLAFIVFASPYISKILRIPVAPAEIILGALASYIGLVGENEMFKLISEVGFFFLMFLAGMEIDLRMLINIDRKILRLGLIYLALIYSLATALTFSFDLSLLYIIIIPIMAVGMIFTLFKEYGRDVKWLNLSMLIATIGELISITLLTFIAAYLQFGASINLWLTIGYLILFLAISVLSFKILDVLFWWYPGLKVILMPHYDKDEKDIRLSIAVFFSMIALMLYLNLEVAFGAFIAGMFIATFFDHKKDLPHKLSSFGFGFLVPIFFIHIGSTFKLSSLSSNEVIKDAIFIFCAMLATRLFSSVLFVGKLGFKGIFLFSLSQSMPLTLLVAVATIAHRSGEISDYSYSSFILASLAQAIIGTIIIKFLMQSRSKE comes from the coding sequence TTGCAGTTACATCAAGCTAGCGAGCTTAGTATTCTTGTCGTTTTGGCATTTATCGTCTTTGCTTCGCCTTATATTTCTAAAATTTTACGCATTCCTGTCGCTCCTGCTGAGATAATACTTGGAGCACTAGCTAGCTACATCGGGCTTGTCGGCGAAAATGAGATGTTTAAGCTAATTAGCGAAGTTGGCTTTTTCTTTTTGATGTTTCTAGCTGGCATGGAGATCGACCTTAGAATGCTTATAAATATTGACCGCAAAATTTTACGTCTGGGGCTTATCTATCTTGCGCTCATTTACTCGCTAGCAACTGCACTTACATTTAGTTTTGATCTTAGTTTGCTTTATATTATCATTATCCCGATAATGGCCGTTGGCATGATATTTACGCTGTTTAAAGAGTATGGCAGAGATGTAAAATGGCTAAATTTAAGTATGCTTATTGCAACTATTGGTGAGCTTATAAGCATTACGCTTTTGACATTTATAGCAGCCTATTTGCAGTTTGGAGCTAGTATAAATTTATGGCTAACAATTGGCTATTTGATCTTATTTTTAGCTATCAGCGTGCTTAGCTTTAAAATTTTAGATGTGCTTTTTTGGTGGTATCCGGGGCTTAAAGTGATCCTTATGCCACACTACGATAAGGATGAAAAAGATATTAGACTAAGTATTGCGGTATTTTTTTCGATGATTGCACTTATGCTTTATTTGAATTTAGAAGTTGCCTTTGGCGCGTTTATCGCAGGTATGTTTATAGCGACATTTTTTGATCATAAAAAAGACTTACCACACAAGCTTTCAAGCTTTGGATTTGGTTTTTTGGTACCGATATTTTTTATACACATAGGCTCAACCTTCAAACTCTCAAGCCTAAGCTCAAATGAAGTGATAAAAGATGCTATTTTTATATTTTGTGCGATGCTTGCCACAAGGCTTTTTTCAAGTGTGTTATTTGTAGGGAAATTAGGATTTAAGGGGATATTTTTGTTTTCTCTCTCACAATCCATGCCACTAACACTTCTAGTAGCAGTTGCTACTATCGCACACAGATCAGGTGAGATAAGTGATTATTCTTACTCATCTTTTATCCTAGCAAGCCTAGCTCAAGCTATAATAGGGACAATAATTATAAAATTTCTAATGCAATCAAGAAGTAAGGAGTAA
- a CDS encoding citrate synthase — protein sequence MSSNTATLTDNRTGKSYEFPILKGTMGPDVIDISTFFSDTGMFTFDRGYTSTAMCRSAITYIDGLKGELMYRGYDIAYLAENKTFLDVAYLLLNKELPTNDQYINFKTELKKRSFIHEGMMKLFDAFPDKAHPMAILQAAVSALSAFYSDHLNMDKPEEYHEMAMRIIAKIPTIAAFSYRYSRGLPIIYPNLDRGFTENFLYMMRGYPYEHVDLKPIEIKALDTVFMLHADHEQNASTTTVRTVGSTHAHPYACISAGIGALWGWAHGGANEGVIRQLEEIGSVANVDRYIARAKDKNDPFRLMGFGHRVYKNFDPRAKVLKKMRDQLMDEIGINSELIKIANRIEEIVLNDDYFVSRNLYPNVDFHSGLILKALGIPNNMFAVIFVIGRTPGWISQWIELKEQDTIKIVRPRQLYVGETNRTPK from the coding sequence ATGTCATCAAATACAGCTACGCTAACTGATAACAGAACCGGCAAGAGTTACGAGTTTCCTATACTAAAAGGCACCATGGGACCTGACGTGATAGACATCTCGACATTTTTTAGTGATACTGGAATGTTTACTTTTGACAGAGGTTATACTTCAACTGCGATGTGTCGCTCGGCGATAACTTATATAGACGGCTTAAAAGGCGAGCTAATGTATAGAGGTTACGATATCGCGTATTTGGCTGAAAATAAGACATTTTTAGACGTGGCATACTTACTCTTAAACAAAGAGCTTCCAACAAATGATCAGTATATAAATTTTAAAACCGAGCTTAAAAAAAGAAGCTTTATACATGAAGGTATGATGAAGCTATTTGACGCATTTCCGGATAAAGCGCACCCTATGGCGATCTTACAAGCAGCAGTCTCAGCCCTAAGTGCCTTTTACTCAGATCACTTAAATATGGATAAACCTGAAGAGTATCACGAGATGGCTATGCGTATAATCGCTAAAATTCCAACGATCGCGGCCTTTAGTTACCGCTACTCACGCGGTCTTCCTATTATATATCCAAATTTAGATCGTGGCTTTACTGAAAATTTCCTCTACATGATGAGAGGCTATCCGTACGAGCACGTCGATCTTAAACCAATCGAGATAAAAGCACTTGACACGGTCTTTATGCTGCACGCAGATCACGAGCAAAACGCTTCAACGACTACTGTTAGAACAGTTGGCTCTACACACGCGCACCCATACGCATGTATAAGCGCAGGCATCGGCGCACTTTGGGGCTGGGCTCACGGCGGGGCAAACGAGGGTGTCATCCGTCAGCTTGAAGAGATTGGCTCGGTCGCAAACGTCGATAGATACATCGCTAGAGCAAAGGATAAAAACGATCCATTTAGACTGATGGGCTTTGGCCACAGGGTCTATAAAAATTTTGACCCTCGCGCAAAAGTGCTTAAGAAGATGAGAGATCAGCTTATGGACGAGATAGGCATTAACTCAGAGCTTATCAAGATCGCAAACCGAATTGAGGAGATCGTGCTAAATGATGACTATTTTGTGAGTAGAAATTTATACCCAAACGTTGATTTTCACTCAGGGCTCATCCTAAAGGCGCTTGGCATACCAAATAATATGTTTGCCGTCATCTTTGTCATCGGTAGGACTCCAGGCTGGATCAGCCAGTGGATCGAGCTAAAAGAGCAAGATACGATAAAGATCGTCCGCCCAAGACAGCTTTATGTTGGAGAGACAAATAGAACACCAAAATGA
- a CDS encoding 3'(2'),5'-bisphosphate nucleotidase CysQ family protein: protein MSELLNLAIKAAVNAGARIMKFYSADNTALKVCLKDDSSPLTSADLAANEAIIKILSKSEIKICSEESILQESVKDEFWLVDPLDGTKEFLARNGEFCVCIALIKKARPVLGVIFIPVSKELFYADENGAFKEILDNNDEIIKRVDLNKKDKNLDNLIFSSRRGDAKEIEFIGQSLNFEQRCIGSAIKFCRLVEFGGAYLRFAPSYLWDNAAGDALVNFCGGKVFDANSDKEMSYELANLKSPFFIALSKNTLNLKDKIIQLYKQSKI, encoded by the coding sequence ATGAGTGAGCTTCTAAATTTAGCCATTAAAGCAGCCGTTAATGCTGGAGCGCGAATAATGAAATTTTACTCCGCAGATAATACGGCTCTTAAAGTCTGCCTAAAAGATGATAGCTCACCACTAACTAGCGCTGATCTAGCCGCAAATGAAGCGATAATAAAAATTCTAAGCAAAAGCGAGATAAAAATTTGCTCTGAAGAGAGCATTTTGCAAGAAAGCGTTAAAGACGAGTTTTGGCTCGTAGATCCTCTTGATGGCACGAAAGAATTTCTAGCTAGAAACGGCGAATTTTGTGTTTGCATAGCACTTATAAAAAAAGCTAGACCAGTGCTTGGCGTGATATTTATCCCAGTTAGCAAAGAACTTTTTTATGCTGATGAAAACGGCGCTTTTAAAGAAATTTTAGATAACAATGATGAAATCATAAAGAGAGTTGATCTAAACAAAAAAGATAAAAATTTAGACAATCTAATCTTTTCAAGCAGAAGAGGCGACGCCAAAGAGATAGAATTTATAGGACAGAGCTTAAATTTTGAGCAAAGGTGCATCGGCTCAGCCATAAAATTTTGCCGTTTGGTTGAATTTGGCGGAGCTTATTTGAGATTTGCCCCAAGCTATCTTTGGGATAATGCTGCAGGAGATGCACTAGTAAATTTTTGTGGTGGGAAAGTATTTGACGCTAATAGCGACAAAGAGATGAGCTACGAGCTTGCTAATTTAAAAAGTCCATTTTTCATAGCCCTCTCAAAAAATACACTAAATCTAAAAGATAAAATCATACAACTATATAAGCAAAGTAAAATTTAA